Below is a window of Sylvia atricapilla isolate bSylAtr1 chromosome 2, bSylAtr1.pri, whole genome shotgun sequence DNA.
GTACCACTGCCACCAGCATCAGGACAGCAAACCAAGGGACAAAGAATTTGACCCGCTGTGTTGATTTTGGTTAAAACTGGTTCACGTGGTGCTTAAGAGACGTTGGCTGGGGGGCGAGAAGTGGACGTCAGCGAAGGCTTTTTTGGTTACAAAATGAGGGCTGCTTTGGAGCCAGCAGACATTGCCATTGTGGCCCTGTACTTCGTGCTTGTAATGTGCATAGGTTTCTTTGCCATGTGGAGAAACAATCGGAGCACCGTGAGTGGCTACTTTTTGGCAGGGCGTTCTATGACCTGGGTAGCTATCGGGGCCTCGTTGTTTGTGAGCAATATTGGAAGTGAACATTTCATTGGGCTCGCAGGATCTGGAGCGGCGAGCGGATTCGCCGTAGGCGCGTGGGAGTTCAACGCCTTAATGCTTTTGCAGCTTTTGGGATGGGTCTTCGTGCCAGTCTACATCCGGTCGGGAGTGTACACCATGCCCGAATACTTGTCCAAGCGGTTCGGAGGGCATAGGATTCAAATCTATTTTGCAGCGTTGTCTCTAATTCTTTATATCTTCACCAAACTCTCGGTTGACTTGTATTCGGGGGCGCTTTTTATCCAAGAGTCCCTAGGGTGGAACCTCTACCTGTCGGTGATCCTGCTGATCGGAATGACGGCGCTGCTGACTGTGACCGGAGGGCTGGTGGCCGTCATCTACACGGACACCCTCCAAGCGCTGCTTATGATCGTCGGGGCCCTCACACTCATGATCATAAGCCTCACGGAGGTCGGTGGGTTTGAAGAAGTGAAAAGGAGGTACATGTTGGCGACGCCCAACATCACCTCCATCCTCCTGACCTACAACATCTCCAACACCAACTCCTGCAACGTCAATCCGAAGCCCGACTCGCTGAAAATGCTGCGCGAGCCGACGGACGAAGACATCCCCTGGCCTGGATTTCTGCTGGGACAGACCCCGGCCTCGGTGTGGTACTGGTGTGCCGACCAAGTCATAGTGCAGAGAGTTCTGGCCGCCAAAAACATCGTTCACGCCAAAGGCTCCACCCTCATGGCCGGCTTCTTGAAGCTGCTGCCCATGTTCATCATCGTGGTGCCGGGGATGATCTCCCGCATCCTGTTTGCGGACGACATCGCCTGCATCAACCCCGAGCACTGCTTCCAGGTGTGCGGGAGCAGGGCGGGCTGCTCCAACATCGCCTACCCGCGCCTGGTGATGAACCTGGTGCCCGTGGGGCTGCGCGGGCTCATGATGGCCGTGATGATCGCCGCGCTGATGAGCGACCTGGACTCCATCTTCAACAGCGCCAGCACCATCTTCACCCTCGACGTCTACAAGCTCATCCGCAAGAGCGCGACCTCCCGGGAGCTGATGATCGTGGGCAGGGTCTTCGTGGCCTTCATGGTGGTGATCAGCATCGCCTGGGTGCCCATCATCGTGGAGATGCAGGGCGGGCAGATGTACCTGTACATCCAGGAGGTGGCGGATTACCTGACCCCGCCGGTGGCCGCCCTCTTCCTCATGGCCATCTTCTGGAAGCGCTGCAACGAGCAGGGCGCTTTCTACGGCGGCATGGCCGGCTTCATCCTGGGCGCCATCCGCCTGGTGCTGGCCTTCTTCTACCGCGCTCCCGAGTGCGACCAGCCCGACACCAGGCCCGGCTTCATCAAGAACATCCATTACATGTACGTGGCCACGGGGCTGTTCTGGATCACCGGGGCGGTGACGGTGGTGGTGAGCCTGCTGACGCCGCCGCCCACCAAGGAGCAGGTGCGGACCACCACGTTCTGGGCGCTGAGGAAACGCAGCGCGCCGGAGAGCGCCGGCAAGGGGGAGCTGTACCAGGCGCAGGAGAAGAGCATCCTCAAGTGCAACGAGAACGCCAACCACATCATTCCCAACGGGAAGTCGGAGGAGAACATTAAAAACGTGAAGCCGGAGGACATCAACCTCCTGGTGACGTGCAGGGATGACAGCAACCCGGTGATCTCGGTGAGCCACTCCGAGGTGGAGACGCCCGTGGATTGTTATTCCAACGGACAGGCGGCCCTGATGGGGGAGAAAAAgcacgaggaggaggaggggactGACGACAAGGCGAGACAGTTGAAATTCATAGATTGGTTCTGTGGCTTTAAAAGTAAACCGTAAACAAGAGAGTGGTGCGGGAGGTCGAGGAAGAGACTGTTTGTTTACAAATGCTGGAAGAGACTCCAAAAGTTAAACTATTACTAAATGTTGGACTGGTCTGTGTCTGTTCGCTTGGAATCTTCATGTTTGTCTACTTCTCTTTGTGAGTGAATAGTGAACTTTTAAGGGTATGGCTTAAACATACAGAAGTTGATACAGGTCTCTggagatttttggtttttcttttcaaacaacATAACCACGACCCAGGCATTGTTTACGCTATAATTGTAAGATCAACTCAGCTTTAGCCTATTTTGAGACCATTTGAGATGTGTTGTCCTCCCTCTGCTGAAAGCAGAACCTGTCCTGtggtggctttttctttttttttttttcccttttgtgttgtgtggtttgtttttttttccatttgcagcactaaccttttgtttttctgtgtataaATATACCAAAGGCAGGCAGGTGGCTGTGTTTGAAGTCAGGCAGTTACAGCTCAGTCAGCATTAAGTGAAGATAACAGGTAATCAGTTACCAGTGTGTAAAAGCTGAGTGATTAAAGCTGtgtcaaaagatttttttaaatgcagagcTGTGATGCACATTTATAAAATAACTGTATTACCTTGGCCAACTTAGCACTTTTTAATTGCActcattgctcttttttttgcttttttttttttttttcagtttctcatttttcttctggcaACAACAGGAAGCTGTCTTGTCTCATTTTATAGCACTTAAAACATGATAGCTCTTAGcagctttctgccttttttttttgtattctttctAAGGAAATTTTTGTCTTATGATTGTTATCCACTGTAAATTCCATTACTGAAAagtttctgtattaaaaaaaaaaaaagaaaaaaaaaaagaaaaaaccaaaaataagcCTGGAGATGACAAACTGTcaatggaggaggaggaagaagaaatattctttctgtggGGTTTGTAGTAGATTGAAACTGAAGAATCCCAGAATTTTGAGGGTTGGTTTGGGATGTCTTTGGGAAGCcgttccagggctctgccatttccatggaaagaatttttttccttgggtttaGGTGGAATTTCTTGAGTTTCAGTAAATGGCCAAAAAGATCCATTCAGCCTCTGAACTTTAAGGACATTGTTAGGATTAGCTTCTTTTTtaggggaaaaatctgattgTAGATTCTGCCacttgggaaaaagaaacatgagGCTTTGCATGTCTTGAAGAACTGTTTTTCACCCTGCAGAAgggtttttctctgctgtgtctgGGAGGAGTCCCTGCGGCCCCAAtgctgcagggggaaaaaacaactgGGAAGGCAAGAAAGGGGACATGGGGGAGAGAGGTGAAAGTGCTCCTTGTTTTCCAGAGTCCTTTTGCCCCATTCGTCTCCCACTTCCCCTTTCACCCTGTCAaaccttttgggtttttttgaggaatCTCAGAATCCCTGAGCTTGGAAATGCCTTCCTTGGTCATCGAGTTCCAAATCTCCACCtcatcacccagcccagagcaccaCATTCCTtggacagctccagggctgggcattccacacttccctgggcagctccttcccacgAGTGACCTTTgtgtgaagaaattccttcccGTCCTCCGTCCTCAGAAGGATCCTGAGGGATTCAGTgtcaggagaggcagggagcGCGTGCAGCCGCAATCTGTGCTGGCAATTGAGGTCTGTGCTGTCCTCAGGATTTTTCCAAAAACCTGAATTCCTCCCAGGCAGTCACAACTATTTGTAGGTCTCTAGATCCAGAGATCTTTCCTGCTGAAGGGTGGATGCCCAGGCAGGGGTGAGCAGTTCCCAGGTGTGTGCAGGTTGATGCTCTCATCCTTCCTCCAGGACAGAATGGTCATTTCCAGGCTTTCCATGGAAATAATTCCTCCAGTTGTCTTTGCTCCCGAGCTCATTCAGGAGAGCACGAACTGGCTGGGCCAAAATCGGGCTGAGGGACCATTGTGAGCGTTCACCAGAACCAGTTCAGGGgtccagcagcatttccttggCACACAAACAAGAACCGGTTCCTGTGGGGGAAATTTTGCAGAGATGAAAATTTTGG
It encodes the following:
- the SLC5A3 gene encoding LOW QUALITY PROTEIN: sodium/myo-inositol cotransporter (The sequence of the model RefSeq protein was modified relative to this genomic sequence to represent the inferred CDS: inserted 1 base in 1 codon), coding for MRAALEPADIAIVALYFVLVMCIGFFAMWRNNRSTVSGYFLAGRSMTWVAIGASLFVSNIGSEHFIGLAGSGAASGFAVGAWEFNALMLLQLLGWVFVPVYIRSGVYTMPEYLSKRFGGHRIQIYFAALSLILYIFTKLSVDLYSGALFIQESLGWNLYLSVILLIGMTALLTVTGGLVAVIYTDTLQALLMIVGALTLMIISLTEVGGFEEVKRRYMLATPNITSILLTYNISNTNSCNVNPKPDSLKMLREPTDEDIPWPGFLLGQTPASVWYWCADQVIVQRVLAAKNIVHAKGSTLMAGFLKLLPMFIIVVPGMISRILFADDIACINPEHCFQVCGSRAGCSNIAYPRLVMNLVPVGLRGLMMAVMIAALMSDLDSIFNSASTIFTLDVYKLIRKSATSRELMIVGRVFVAFMVVISIAWVPIIVEMQGGQMYLYIQEVADYLTPPVAALFLMAIFWKRCNEQGAFYGGMAGFILGAIRLVLAFFYRAPECDQPDTRPGFIKNIHYMYVATGLFWITGAVTVVVSLLTPPPTKEQVRTTTFWALRKRSAPESAGKGELYQAQEKSILKCNENANHIIPNGKSEENIKNVKPEDINLLVTCRDDSNPVISVSHSEVETPVDCYSNGQAALMGEKKHEEEEGTDDKARQLKFIDWFCGFKSKXVNKRVVREVEEETVCLQMLEETPKVKLLLNVGLVCVCSLGIFMFVYFSL